The Paenibacillus mucilaginosus 3016 genome includes the window GGTGAAAAAAGGGTCCTTGTACGGAGCTGCTGCGCACAATCCGGGTTGGATAGATCTGCATATTCTGTTGTGTTGTAAGTGAGTTCACTCAAGGAAATGATCTCCTGGCATTTATGATATTTATTAGGAGGGAATGAAAATTAGCGATCAAGGCAAGAAGGGCTGGCAGAAACGTTATAAACGTGGCACGGCAAACTCCCAAAAGGGGATCATTGACCACAAGGATCAATTCACCAATGAACTTGAGGCTGAACCAACTAAGCAGGAAGTTCATCCTAAAAAAAACAAACCCCACAACCTTCGAGAATGGCTCCTGCGACATTTCAATAAGCCGGACATATAAAATAAAAGGTTGGTTATTCAGCGATGAATATGGACATGCCGAACAATGCCTGTTTTGGATGCAAAGAGTAAAGGCCCAGCCTAAGTCGTTCATCACGCTTAGGCTGGGCCTTTGTGGAATGAAGCGAAGGAATACATAACGTGTCTTCCAATATACACACGAGAGTTTTTTGTTTACGATTCCATCATGTACGGTACGAATCTTATGTCCCTCGCCGAGATCGAATGTGTTAAGGAGCAAATGGATTATCCATAGAGAGAGAATAGTGGGTAAATATGTTATTATTGGTATAACTTAGCCGCTATTGAATCGCATATTTCCACCAAGGAGGGATCAAGTTCCGATGAATTTAGCCGTCAAGTTGATGCAAAAATTCAAAGACCGCGATAGCCGGAATAGGCTGAAAGTCTATCAGGACAAAACGGAGCTCATCAGGAAACGGAATTTGAAAGCATGGGACGATCAGCAGCTTCAAGCGGAATCCCTCCGGCTGCAAAAAGAAGCAAAATCGGGTACCCCTTTGGATGAGCTGCTTGTCGATGCTTATGCGTTAGTATGCGAGGCAGCGAAGAGAAAGCTCGGATTACAGCCTTACGATGTCCAGATCATGGCTGCCGTCGCTCTGCACGAGAGATTTGTAATCGAGCAGCATACCGGTGAAGGAAAAACACTCTCTGCTGTTATGCCTGCTTATCTAAATGCGCTGACCGGCGAAGGCGTTCATGTGCTGACTTTTAACGATTATTTGGCAAAGCGAGATGCGGTGTGGATGGGTCCGATCTATCGGTTCCTCGGGTTAACGGTAAAATCGGTTCAAGCGGGTATGAGCCTGTTTGAGAAACAGGAAGCGTATGCCAAGGATATAACCTATGTTACGGCCAAAGAGGCGGGATTCGATTATTTGCGCGACACGATCGCACTAACCGAAGCCGATACCGTGCACCGTCCTTTCCACTACGTCATCGTCGACGAAGCGGATTCACTGCTGCTCGACGAAGCGCGGCTGCCGCTGGTCATCTCGGGCGAGTCGGGCTCTTCCAGCGACGATCGCATTCGTTTCGCAGAAGCGGCTCGGCAGCTTAAGCCAGATGAACATTACGACTTCGATGAGTTCCAGCGGAACGTGTACCTGAATGAAGCAGGCTCAGCGAAAGCGGAGGCACTGCTGGGATGCGGTAATTTGTACGATAGCCATAACAGTCATTTGTTAACGTCATTGAATTGCGCGCTGCATGTGGAATCGTTATTAAAAAAAGATGTCGATTACATCGTCCGGGACGGTAACATCGAGCTGATCGAAGAATATACCGGACGCGTGGCGGAGAACAGGTATTTGCCTGACGGGCTGCAAGCCGCGCTTGCGGCCAAAGAAGGACTGCAGTCGGAAGCCGGCGGGAGAATTCTCGGGATGATCACCCTTCAACACTTCATTAGCCTGTATCCGAAGATTTGCGGGATGACGGCTACCGCGCACGCTTCCGCTATGGAATTCCAAGATATTTATGCGCTGCAGGTCGTGCAGATTCCGCCGAACCGGCCCAACATACGCATCGACCATCCGCACCGGATTTATACCCATAAAGAAGCCAAGCTTAAGGCGCTTGTACATGAAATCTCGTCCGTCCATGCGACGGGACGCCCAATTCTCATTGGTACGTCAAGCGTCGAGGAGTCTGACATGCTGGCGGAGGCGCTAGCGGCTGCCGGTGTACCCAGCCATGTTCTGAATGCGAAAAACGACGCAGAAGAAGCCGATATTATCGCAAAAGCGGGAGAAATTGGCGCCGTGACGGTGTCTACCAATATGGCGGGACGCGGCGTCGACATTCGGCTTGGCGGGGGCAACCCCGCGCAAGCCGAAGTGGTCGCCAAGCTGGGCGGGTTGTACGTGATTGGTACGCATGTGAATGAAAGCGTGCGGATCGATGACCAACTGCGCGGGCGTTCCGGCCGCCAAGGAGACCCTGGAGGTTCCGTATTTTTCATAAGCTTGGAGGACGAGCTGCTGCTTCGGTTCGGCATCAATAAAGCGATTCGCGCTCCCAGGCAGGATGAGGCTCTCGAAGATCCGGTGCTCCGCAGCCAAATCGCGCATATTCAGCGTGTTGTTATGGGCCAAAACTTCCATATATGCCAAGAATTGAACCGTTATTCGGATATGGTGGAGGATCAGAGGCGAATTTTATACGAGGAACGGCTCGGAATATTGAAAGGCGAGAAGCCGATGAGCCCTTCGGAGCAGCGGGTACGGCTTTTTTATATCGACGAGTTCTGGGCTGACCATCTGGCATACGTTTCTTACACTCGCGAAGGCATCCACTTGGAGAGTCTTGCCAGCGGCAATCCGATCGACGAATTTCATGCGCGAATCACTCAAGCATACGAGCAAATTCCGTTTAAAATCAATAGCGAGTCGGAACATATGCTTGCACGGCTCGAAGGTTCGAATGATCCGGCGAAGTGGGAAGCGTTCGGTCTGAAGAGCCCTACTTCCACTCGGACATATATCATCAACGATCAATACATCCAGAATAAGCGCAGCTCATGGACCCCAATGACTGTATTTGCTTTTGGGATCCGCAAGATTTTGAGGCCGCTATTCAGGCTGTCAGAATTTTGATGCAGCGCAGCTTTGTCAGGGAGGATCGGAATGATATATCAGCTGCTTATTATATGAATAAAGACTCCGCGGCAGCCGGCTAAGAAGATGACATACCGGAAATAGATACCGGTTTGATTCCGAAATTTGCGGCGCACCGATGAATTTACGGTGACTCGAACGTCTACAGGTATGAATCGCAAAACGCACTCAATCCAAACTCTAGGAGGAACCAACGATGACGGTCAAACTTACCCCTTACATTAATTTGGAGGGGCGCGCG containing:
- the secA2 gene encoding accessory Sec system translocase SecA2; this translates as MNLAVKLMQKFKDRDSRNRLKVYQDKTELIRKRNLKAWDDQQLQAESLRLQKEAKSGTPLDELLVDAYALVCEAAKRKLGLQPYDVQIMAAVALHERFVIEQHTGEGKTLSAVMPAYLNALTGEGVHVLTFNDYLAKRDAVWMGPIYRFLGLTVKSVQAGMSLFEKQEAYAKDITYVTAKEAGFDYLRDTIALTEADTVHRPFHYVIVDEADSLLLDEARLPLVISGESGSSSDDRIRFAEAARQLKPDEHYDFDEFQRNVYLNEAGSAKAEALLGCGNLYDSHNSHLLTSLNCALHVESLLKKDVDYIVRDGNIELIEEYTGRVAENRYLPDGLQAALAAKEGLQSEAGGRILGMITLQHFISLYPKICGMTATAHASAMEFQDIYALQVVQIPPNRPNIRIDHPHRIYTHKEAKLKALVHEISSVHATGRPILIGTSSVEESDMLAEALAAAGVPSHVLNAKNDAEEADIIAKAGEIGAVTVSTNMAGRGVDIRLGGGNPAQAEVVAKLGGLYVIGTHVNESVRIDDQLRGRSGRQGDPGGSVFFISLEDELLLRFGINKAIRAPRQDEALEDPVLRSQIAHIQRVVMGQNFHICQELNRYSDMVEDQRRILYEERLGILKGEKPMSPSEQRVRLFYIDEFWADHLAYVSYTREGIHLESLASGNPIDEFHARITQAYEQIPFKINSESEHMLARLEGSNDPAKWEAFGLKSPTSTRTYIINDQYIQNKRSSWTPMTVFAFGIRKILRPLFRLSEF